Within Gemmatimonadota bacterium, the genomic segment CCAACGCCTTGTGGTCAAAGGTCATACGGGGCAGATGGTGGATCTGGTTGGAGGGGGACGGGGCGAGTTGGCGTTTGGCCGACTCAAACTTTCTCGGGGGCTGGCGCATCGTCCCGAGTACCGCGCCACGATTTCAGGGCCAGACCAAACCGCCGAAGCAGGCGATTGGCGGGTGACTTCCGGTCGGTCAACCCCGCCCGAGGTGATGCCGCGGGACGGGTTTACGACCTGGGTTCAACTGGGTGTCTGTCTCGTGGCTCGACCGTGGCGGGCCGGCGATCGGATCCGGCCGATTCGGGGGCGGGGCAGCCGGCTCGTGGTGCGATGTATGCAAGATCAGGAAGTTCCTCGGTCCCATCGGCTACAGTGGCCGGTGATCGAGCACGAAGGTGTAGTGGTTTGGGTTCCGGGGGTCTGCCGAAGTGACGGTCTGCTGCCGGATCCGAGCGCTCTGGCGATGAGGATTGATGTCAGTTCACGCTGAGACATTGAGGCGGACCGGCGGTCGGGATGTTAAATCGATCGTGTTCAATGAAGCCGCGTTGGCGGCCCGAGCTCGCGAACTTGGGTCGGCCATCACGGCCGCCTATCCCGACGGTGATTTGCTGGTTCTTGGATTGCTCAAGGGCAGCTTCATCTTCTTGAGCGATTTGGTCCGCTGCGTCGAACGGCCGTTGCAAATCGATTTTATCGTCGCCAGTTCCTATGGGCGGGGCACGATTTCAAGCGGGGAAGTCAAGTTGCTGTATGACCCCGAAACCAAACTCGAGGGCAAACATATTGTCCTGGTCGAAGACATTGTTGATAGCGGCAATACCCTCCGCCGGTTGCTTGCCTTGTTGGCGGGCCGGCGTCCGAAGTCGCTCGCGATCTGCGCGTTGCTCGACAAGGTCGAGAAGCACGATCCATTCCCCGAGCTCCGATTTGTTGGCTTTGAAGCACCGCCCGCGTTCCTCGTGGGCTACGGGCTCGACCACGCCGAGGATTTTCGGCACCTCCCCTTCATTGCGGACTTGATGTAAATGTCGCAAAGACCTTCGCCGCGCCCGCCGACCCAGAATTGGGGTGGCATGAGCCGCAACCTTGCCCTCTGGGCCTTGGTTGCCCTTCTTGGCCTCGCCCTCTACCAGTTTGTCGACCAAAAGCGGACCACCACCGCCGAGATCGACTACACCACGCTGAACCGGCAACTCGAGTCTGCCAACATTGCCCGCGTCGAAATCATCGACGGCAAGTTTCTCAAGGGCGAGTTCCGAGTGGCCGTGCCGACCGACAACGTGACCGTGAAGAACTTCACGTCATTGCTCCCGGTCGCCAACAGCGAAGAGTTCATGAAACGGCTCGAAGCGGCGGTGCCGGTCATCGTCGCGCGGGAGCCGAAGATCGGCTTTCCGATCATTCTGATGCAGGCGCTGCCCTGGATCGTGATCATCGGCCTTTGGTTCTTTATTCTCCGCCAGATGCAGGCCGGCGGCAACCGGGCCTTTTCGTTCGGGAAGTCGAAAGCCAAACTGGTGGCGGGCGACACGCCGAAGATCACCTTCGCCGATGTGGCCGGTGCTGACGAGGCCAAAGTTGAGCTCCAGGAAATCATCGAGTTTCTGAAGGACCCGCAGAAGTTCACCCGGTTGGGCGGCCGCTTGCCGAAGGGTGCGCTCCTGATCGGACCTCCCGGCACCGGCAAGACACTCCTCGCCAAGGCCGTCGCCGGCGAGGCCGGAAGGCCGTTCTTCTCGATGTCCGGCTCGGACTTCGTCGAGATGTTTGTCGGGGTCGGTGCGAGCCGGGTTCGCGATCTGTTCGAACAAGGCAAGGCGCACGCGCCCTGCATCATCTTCATCGACGAAATCGACGCCGTCGGCCGGCACCGGGGCGCCGGTTTGGGCGGGGGCCATGATGAGCGGGAACAGACCCTCAACCAGTTGCTCGTCGAGATGGATGGCTTCGAATCGAACGAAGGGGTGATTCTGGTGGCCGCCACCAACCGGCCCGACGTGCTCGATCCGGCGCTGCTTCGGCCGGGCCGGTTTGACCGCCAGATCGTGGTGGATGCCCCCGACGTTCGTGGCCGGGAAGGGATCCTCCGGGTTCATACCCGGAAGATCCCGCTCGGCGCCGATGTCCGGCTCGAGGTCTTGGCCAAGGGCACCCCGGGGCTCTGTGGAGCCGACTTGGCCAATCTCGTCAATGAGGCGGCGGTGCTCGCGGCGCGCCGCAACAAGACCCTGGTCGATATGCAGGACTTCGAGGATGCCAAGGACAAAGTCATGCTTGGCGTCGAACGCCGGAGTCTCCAGCTCACGGAAGATGACCGCAAGTTGACCGCCTACCACGAGGCCGGCCATGCGATCGTGTCGCTCAAGATCCCGGGCCTCGACCCGCTCCACAAGGTGACCATCATTCCGCGGGGCCGGGCCTTGGGGCTGACCGTGTGGCTTCCCGAACAGGATCGCCGGAACGTCACTCGGTATTGGTGTGAAGGCAATCTGGCGTGCGGCTTCGGCGGCCGGGTGGCCGAGGAGCTGGTCTTCGGGTCCGAGAAAATCACGACCGGGGCGGCGGGCGACATCGAGCAGGCCACGACCCTCGCCCGCCGGATGGTGACCCAATGGGGTATGAGCGACAAGGTCGGGATGATTGCCGTCGGCGATCGGGAGCAGGAAATTTTCCTGGGCCGCGATATCTCGCAGCGCCGGTCGGTGTCGGAGCAGATGGCCGAAACCGTCGATGCCGAGATCAAGCGGTTGATCGACGAGGCCTATGAACGCGCCCGCACTATTCTCGCCGCCAATCGGCCGTTGCTGGATTTGATGGCGGACACCTTGCTCGAACGCGAAACGCTCGATCGCGAGGAGATCAACATGCTCGTACGGGGCGAACCGCTGCCCCCCCGGGTCATGCCCCAGTCGTTTGCACCGTCACAGCCCAAGCCGCCGGCCGTGAAATCGGCGTCGGCACCCGGGATTCTCGGGGCGCCACCGGCCGAGCCGGCCGGCGCCTAATCGGTCACTCGGACACCACCTTCACGCAGAGGGGGCCGGCAACGGCCCCCTCGACGTATCGTCTATGATCGAACGCCCTCCCTATCGCGCCGCCGTGGTGGCCGCCCTCGTCGTGCTGGCGGGCTACGTGTTCACGCTGGCCCCCTCCGTGACCTTCTGGGACGCGGGTGAGTTCATCGCGTCGATGAAGGTCCTCGGTATTCCCCATCCGCCGGGCACCCCGCTGTTCATCCTGCTTGGGCATGTGTGGGGCAACGCCGTTCCGGTGGGCGAGTTCGCGTGGCGCACCAACCTGATGAGCGCGGTCTTCAGCGCCGCGGCGGCCGGGTTCTGGTTCTTGATCGTTCACCAGGTTCTGGTCCGGACGGTTCCAGGCGATGACGGGGGCATTCGCTGGCTCCGGTACGCCGGCGCCATGGCCGGATCGGTCATGGCCGCGTTTTCGTTCACTAACTGGCAGAACTCGAACGAAACCGAGGTCTATGCGATTGCCGCGTTCGTCGTCGCGGCAATTGGATGGCTGTGTCTCCGCTGGCGGGCTAGCCGGGGCTCCGACCATTCGTCCCGCATGCTCCTCTTGATTGGCTATCTCCTCGGCGCGTCGATTGCCAACCATTTGCTGGCCCTTTTGGCCGGACCGGCGGTCTTGGCCTTCTTGAGTGCTCATCTGTTCGAGGCGCCGAGCGGCGATCGCAACGAGCGGAAGCGGGAGTGGGCCCAGGTTGCGGTCCTCGGGGCAGTGTGGATCCTGCTGCTCGGAGTCGGACTCGGCAAACCGACCCTCGCGGCCGCCGGGGCGGTCTTGTTCATTGCCTCGGCCGCGTTCGCCGCCTCGGCCCAGAGCCTCGGATTTGCGGTGGTCGCCGTAGCCGTCGCCCTGATCGGCGTCACCCCGTACTTGTTCTTGTATCTCCGCTCACCCCAGAACCCGTTCATCAACGAGGCGGCCCCCGGTACCTGGGACGCGCTCCTCGCGGTCATTCGGCGGGAGCAGTATCCCCCTCGAAGCCCGCTCGACGATCCGACCTTTGCACACGGACCCGACAATCCCGGCCGAAATCTGACGATCATCGGCCTTCAAATGGTGAATTACCTCCAGTATTTCGACTGGCAGTGGGGACGGGGCCTGGTGGCCAAAATCGGGGCGCTTCCTCTTCGCTTGTTGCCGACGATGCTCTTCCTGTGGCTCGGACTGAAGGGGTCGTTGGCTCACCGGCGGGCCGATCGGAGCGGTTGGTGGTTTCTGCTTGCGCTCTGGGGCGCTACCGGCCTTGGGCTGATGGCCTACATGAACTTCAAGCCGGGCTTCTCGGTCGGATGGGAGCAATACCCCAGGGGTGATCAGCATGAGGTTCGGGAGCGGGACTATTTCTTTGTCCTGAGTTTTGTGGTCTGGGCCTGTTGGTCGGCCATGGCGCTGACTGACCTGGCCCGCCAATGGGTGGGCCGTCTCGCGCCGGCTCGTCGTGGCTTGGCGTTCAGTGTGTTCGCGGTCGCGCTGATCCCGGTGATCGGCAACTTCAAGGACGCTGACCGCCGGCATGGCCCCGATGCCCGTTTGGCCGGCGACTTCGCCTACAACATGCTCAACTCGGCCCCGCCGTACGGGGTGCTGTTCACCTTTGGCGACAACGACACCTTTCCCCTGTGGTGGGCTCAGGAGGTCGAGGGGATCCGCCAGGATGTCCGGGTCGTGTGTCTCGCGCTCTCGCGCACCGATTGGTATATCCGGCAACTGCGGGACAATCCCGAGCGAGACTTCAATCCGGCCACTTCGATTCCGTATTGGCGCGATGCGCCGGCGGTCAAGCCGTCCTGGCCGCTCCACAACATGACCGACGCCGAGATCACGGCCGCCGTTCCCCAATATCTTCCGAAGGCGGTTACGGTCAGCTTCGGCCCGTATCAGACCCGGCTCGACAGCAACACCGTGGTCTACACCGAGGACTTCGTCTCGATCCGGATGATCCAGCGGAATTTCGGGAAACGCCCGATTGTCTGGGGGCTGACCTCCGGCGGCAAGTACTACGGTCTCGAGCCGCTCCTCCTTCAGCGGGGAATCGGGATTTCTCTGGAAGCCAAGGTCGCCGATCCGGCCGACCCGAATCTCGACTTCCGGCGGATGTTCGGCGCCCCGCTCGACCTCAAGGCCACCGAGGAGTTGCTCACGAAGAACTACCGGTTCGCCGACCTGATGGGCCGGGGGGCGACGGGGCTGGAAACGACGGCCGCGGGGATCGCCCAGACCCTCGGGATGCCGTTTACGCAGATGGCGTTTCATGCCGAGGAGAAGGGTGACTACGCCGCTGTGGTCCGCCACCTCGAGAAGGCCGCGCAGCTCTCCGCCAATCCAGGGGTCAAGGACGCGCTGACGGAGGCTCGGCGGCGATTACAGACGAATCCTGATTCCACGCTTCCAATCCCTAGGTAAGTCCTTTTATTTTGGACGGTTATGGGATACGAGGACCTGCCGGGGCGGCTGGCCGAGATTCGGGAGCAGATCGCCGGGGCCCAGGCCCGGGGCGGGTTCGCGCATCCGGTCACGATCATCGCGGTGACGAAGAGCCACGGGCCAGAGGCGGTCCGGGCCGCGATGGCAGCCGGCCTCACTGACGTTGGCGAAAACCGGGTTCAGGAAGCGCTCGCGAAGCAGGACGAGATTGGCCTGGAGGCCGTCGGTTGGCATTTGATCGGATCGCTTCAGCGCAACAAGGCGCGCCAGGTCCTCGGCCGGTTTCGACTGATTCATTCGGTCGACCGAGAGGAGTTGGCGGAGGCTCTCGATCGCCGGGCCGCGGCGGCGGGGCGGCAGCGGGTGCTCGTCGAGGTGAATTGCAGCGGTGAGGCCCAGAAGGGCGGAGTGGGGCCGGAATCCGCCCCCGCGTTGGTGGCCAGCATCATCGCCAAGCCAGGGCTCGAGTTTCGGGGTCTGATGACGATGGCGGCACTCTCCGACGACGAACGGGTCCAGCGAGCGGCGTTTGGCAGGCTGCGGGGACTCAAGCAGGCATTGGAATCAGCGGGGACTCCGGTGGCCGAGCTCTCAATGGGCATGTCGGGCGATTTTGAAGCGGCGGTCGAGGAAGGCGCCACCTTGGTGCGGCTCGGGACGATTCTGTTTGGAAGGCGGGAGCCATGACGGAAGACGGGTTCCAACTCAGCGCGCATGATGTCCGACATCAGGAATGTGGCCGGGCGATGCGGGACTCCGACCCCTCACAGGTTGATGACTTCAAGGAACGGATTGCCCAGGAACTCGACCGGCTCTGGCGGGACCGGGGGCAGATCAACGATCGCCTCCAAGGCATGATGGAGCAGTTGAAGGTCTCCCGCGATCGCGAACGAGCCATGAACGATGCCTTGATCGCCGCGCAACAGCTCCGGGCCGACGTTCAGTCCCAGGCGGACAAGGAGGCCGGCCCGATGCTTCAGCGGGCCCGAGGCCAAGCCGACCAGACGCTGCTCGAGGCCCGAAACGAGGCGGAGCGCCTCATGGAGCAAGCCCGGGTCAGCGAGGAGCGCCTTCACTATTCGAGTGAGACGGTGCGGCAGCAATTCTTGGCGTATGTGACCAGCGATCGCCGCCCGCTCGAACGGGAGCTCGACGAACTCGACGCCCTCGCGTCCGCGGACACTCGCGCCGACGCCTGGCTGCCGAGGCCCGCCTAGATGGGGCGTTTCCCGGTCTGGCCGGACGGTGGTGCCGATCGTCTCGAGCAGAGCGTGCTTGAGCGGTGGAGAGTCGACCGGCTGTTCCATCAGGTCGAGGCCCGCCGGAAGGGCGACCCACCCTTCGTCTTCTTCGAAGGGCCGCCGACGGCAAACGGGCGGCCCGGGATTCACCACGTCTTTTCGCGGACCATCAAGGATCTGTTCTGCCGGTTCCGCTCCATGCAGGGGCGGGCGGTGACCCGGATTGCCGGCTGGGACACCCACGGCCTCCCGGTCGAAATTGAAATCGAGAAGCGACTCCAGTTGAAAGGCAAGAAAGACATCGAGGCGTTCGGTGTCGAAGCCTTCAATCGACTCTGCCGCGAGAGCGTGTTCACCTATCAGAATGAGTGGGTGGCGCTGTCCGACCGGATCGGGTATTGGCTCGACTACGACCGTCCCTATGTCACCTGTACGAAGGAGTATATCGAGTCGGTGTGGTGGCTGCTCCAACGACTCCATCAAAAGGGGTTGCTGGTCCGCGGCCACCGGGTGCTCCCGTACTGCCCACGATGCGGAACAACCTTGTCGAGTCACGAGCTGTCGTTAGGCTACGCCGAAGTCCGGGATAAATCGATCTATGTAACCTTTCCGCTCGAGGACGGTACCGGCCGGGAACTGGTGGTGTGGACCACGACACCCTG encodes:
- a CDS encoding DivIVA domain-containing protein is translated as MTEDGFQLSAHDVRHQECGRAMRDSDPSQVDDFKERIAQELDRLWRDRGQINDRLQGMMEQLKVSRDRERAMNDALIAAQQLRADVQSQADKEAGPMLQRARGQADQTLLEARNEAERLMEQARVSEERLHYSSETVRQQFLAYVTSDRRPLERELDELDALASADTRADAWLPRPA
- a CDS encoding DUF2723 domain-containing protein, whose protein sequence is MIERPPYRAAVVAALVVLAGYVFTLAPSVTFWDAGEFIASMKVLGIPHPPGTPLFILLGHVWGNAVPVGEFAWRTNLMSAVFSAAAAGFWFLIVHQVLVRTVPGDDGGIRWLRYAGAMAGSVMAAFSFTNWQNSNETEVYAIAAFVVAAIGWLCLRWRASRGSDHSSRMLLLIGYLLGASIANHLLALLAGPAVLAFLSAHLFEAPSGDRNERKREWAQVAVLGAVWILLLGVGLGKPTLAAAGAVLFIASAAFAASAQSLGFAVVAVAVALIGVTPYLFLYLRSPQNPFINEAAPGTWDALLAVIRREQYPPRSPLDDPTFAHGPDNPGRNLTIIGLQMVNYLQYFDWQWGRGLVAKIGALPLRLLPTMLFLWLGLKGSLAHRRADRSGWWFLLALWGATGLGLMAYMNFKPGFSVGWEQYPRGDQHEVRERDYFFVLSFVVWACWSAMALTDLARQWVGRLAPARRGLAFSVFAVALIPVIGNFKDADRRHGPDARLAGDFAYNMLNSAPPYGVLFTFGDNDTFPLWWAQEVEGIRQDVRVVCLALSRTDWYIRQLRDNPERDFNPATSIPYWRDAPAVKPSWPLHNMTDAEITAAVPQYLPKAVTVSFGPYQTRLDSNTVVYTEDFVSIRMIQRNFGKRPIVWGLTSGGKYYGLEPLLLQRGIGISLEAKVADPADPNLDFRRMFGAPLDLKATEELLTKNYRFADLMGRGATGLETTAAGIAQTLGMPFTQMAFHAEEKGDYAAVVRHLEKAAQLSANPGVKDALTEARRRLQTNPDSTLPIPR
- a CDS encoding YggS family pyridoxal phosphate-dependent enzyme translates to MGYEDLPGRLAEIREQIAGAQARGGFAHPVTIIAVTKSHGPEAVRAAMAAGLTDVGENRVQEALAKQDEIGLEAVGWHLIGSLQRNKARQVLGRFRLIHSVDREELAEALDRRAAAAGRQRVLVEVNCSGEAQKGGVGPESAPALVASIIAKPGLEFRGLMTMAALSDDERVQRAAFGRLRGLKQALESAGTPVAELSMGMSGDFEAAVEEGATLVRLGTILFGRREP
- the hpt gene encoding hypoxanthine phosphoribosyltransferase, which produces MSVHAETLRRTGGRDVKSIVFNEAALAARARELGSAITAAYPDGDLLVLGLLKGSFIFLSDLVRCVERPLQIDFIVASSYGRGTISSGEVKLLYDPETKLEGKHIVLVEDIVDSGNTLRRLLALLAGRRPKSLAICALLDKVEKHDPFPELRFVGFEAPPAFLVGYGLDHAEDFRHLPFIADLM
- a CDS encoding ATP-dependent metallopeptidase FtsH/Yme1/Tma family protein, with product MSRNLALWALVALLGLALYQFVDQKRTTTAEIDYTTLNRQLESANIARVEIIDGKFLKGEFRVAVPTDNVTVKNFTSLLPVANSEEFMKRLEAAVPVIVAREPKIGFPIILMQALPWIVIIGLWFFILRQMQAGGNRAFSFGKSKAKLVAGDTPKITFADVAGADEAKVELQEIIEFLKDPQKFTRLGGRLPKGALLIGPPGTGKTLLAKAVAGEAGRPFFSMSGSDFVEMFVGVGASRVRDLFEQGKAHAPCIIFIDEIDAVGRHRGAGLGGGHDEREQTLNQLLVEMDGFESNEGVILVAATNRPDVLDPALLRPGRFDRQIVVDAPDVRGREGILRVHTRKIPLGADVRLEVLAKGTPGLCGADLANLVNEAAVLAARRNKTLVDMQDFEDAKDKVMLGVERRSLQLTEDDRKLTAYHEAGHAIVSLKIPGLDPLHKVTIIPRGRALGLTVWLPEQDRRNVTRYWCEGNLACGFGGRVAEELVFGSEKITTGAAGDIEQATTLARRMVTQWGMSDKVGMIAVGDREQEIFLGRDISQRRSVSEQMAETVDAEIKRLIDEAYERARTILAANRPLLDLMADTLLERETLDREEINMLVRGEPLPPRVMPQSFAPSQPKPPAVKSASAPGILGAPPAEPAGA